A genomic window from Algoriphagus sp. Y33 includes:
- a CDS encoding DUF4783 domain-containing protein, translating into MTSVLSLIVSIFLFVQSPVSEIDTLNSIDTVVSAIENGSSSDLAKYFDSSISLNINGLQGDYSKNQAELVLRDFFKKNPPQGFSLVFRSENNPSLSSYIGDYQTVEGVFKAFIKISQQASDFKIYSLEFVKG; encoded by the coding sequence ATGACCTCAGTACTAAGTTTAATCGTATCAATCTTCCTGTTTGTCCAATCTCCCGTATCGGAAATCGATACCTTGAATTCTATTGATACAGTTGTTTCTGCCATTGAAAATGGCTCAAGCAGTGATTTGGCCAAATATTTTGACTCCAGTATTTCTTTAAATATTAACGGATTACAGGGAGATTATTCTAAAAATCAGGCAGAACTTGTGTTGAGAGATTTTTTTAAGAAGAACCCGCCCCAAGGATTCAGCCTTGTCTTTCGAAGTGAAAACAATCCAAGTTTGAGCTCATATATTGGTGATTACCAGACAGTAGAAGGTGTCTTTAAGGCCTTTATTAAAATTTCCCAGCAAGCCTCAGACTTCAAAATTTACAGCCTCGAATTTGTCAAAGGCTAG
- the nadC gene encoding carboxylating nicotinate-nucleotide diphosphorylase, whose amino-acid sequence MNPSYLTEEAISSFITAAFAEDIGPGDYSSLSSIPKGKAGQAKLLIKDDGILAGVEMAERIFKTFDPQLEVELFVKDGDEVKYGDIGLIVKGSSASILSSERLVLNCMQRMSGIATLTHRLTEKILHTKTRLMDTRKTTPNFRLMEKWAVHIGGGVNHRFALYDMVMLKDNHVDFAGGIRQAIERSKAYLAANDLDLKIEVETRTLEEVAEVMEVGGIDFIMLDNMDYDTMRKAVEMVGDNYKTEASGGITEDTLVAVAECGVDFISMGALTHSVKSLDISLKAFD is encoded by the coding sequence ATGAATCCATCTTACCTTACCGAAGAAGCTATTTCCTCCTTTATTACTGCAGCTTTTGCAGAAGATATAGGCCCAGGGGACTATTCCTCTCTATCTTCTATTCCTAAAGGAAAAGCCGGCCAAGCAAAATTGTTGATCAAAGACGATGGGATTCTGGCAGGAGTAGAAATGGCAGAGCGGATTTTTAAGACTTTCGACCCGCAGCTTGAAGTAGAACTTTTTGTGAAAGATGGAGATGAAGTGAAGTATGGGGATATTGGGCTGATAGTAAAAGGTTCTTCTGCGTCTATTCTCTCTTCTGAAAGACTGGTGCTGAATTGCATGCAGCGAATGAGCGGTATTGCTACCTTAACACATCGATTGACTGAGAAGATTCTTCATACCAAGACCCGTCTGATGGACACACGGAAGACCACCCCTAATTTCCGTTTGATGGAAAAGTGGGCTGTGCATATCGGAGGCGGAGTCAATCATCGCTTTGCCCTATACGATATGGTGATGTTGAAGGACAACCACGTGGATTTTGCCGGTGGGATCCGTCAGGCAATTGAGCGTAGCAAAGCATATTTGGCGGCGAATGACCTTGACCTTAAAATCGAAGTGGAAACCAGAACCCTCGAAGAAGTAGCCGAAGTAATGGAAGTGGGCGGAATTGACTTTATCATGCTGGATAATATGGATTATGACACCATGCGAAAAGCTGTAGAGATGGTGGGGGATAACTATAAAACTGAGGCATCAGGAGGAATCACTGAAGATACCCTTGTGGCAGTAGCAGAATGCGGAGTTGATTTTATTTCTATGGGAGCACTTACGCACTCCGTGAAGAGTCTGGATATCAGTCTCAAGGCTTTTGACTAA
- a CDS encoding META domain-containing protein, with the protein MKKLLYVLFVFILAACSSSSFPGKNWYGRHLTVVEMMGNPVQTSGSPNDAHLIFNSENSLINGSGGCNRIFGDFVLDKRKSLRFSDVGATRMTCQNQTFENRFLDLLDQVRYYDVDGEMLLLKNGRKEVILKLQ; encoded by the coding sequence ATGAAAAAGTTACTGTATGTCCTTTTTGTTTTCATTCTTGCTGCTTGCAGCTCCAGTTCTTTTCCGGGCAAAAACTGGTATGGCAGACACCTGACTGTGGTGGAGATGATGGGGAACCCTGTTCAAACTTCAGGATCTCCGAATGATGCACATTTGATATTCAATTCAGAAAATAGTCTTATCAACGGAAGTGGAGGGTGTAACCGGATTTTTGGAGATTTCGTTTTGGATAAAAGAAAATCTTTAAGATTCTCCGACGTGGGAGCTACACGGATGACGTGCCAAAACCAGACTTTTGAAAACAGATTCTTGGATTTGCTAGATCAAGTCAGGTATTATGATGTAGATGGAGAGATGCTACTGCTGAAGAATGGTAGAAAAGAAGTGATTCTGAAGCTTCAGTAA
- the corA gene encoding magnesium/cobalt transporter CorA, with product MSPQTPNNSKAVQKLFKPKKKKKNKNHKIGLPPAALVFTGEKKLEDVLINLTSYDEVDFYEESIHPDQLEAHLKLKKKVLWIDIIGLHDVELLEKIGLFFGIHKLTLEDILSVDQRPKMEAFDDYLFAAMKMIQCSSPESPIDEEQISFVLKDGILLTFQEKKGDVFEFVRSRLTDPKRAIRQRKADYLLYALLDAVIDNYFIVMENVGERIENLESQAMTTPGNETLTSLYAQRREMMDLRRTVYPLREVIGSFDKYADDKISAETRPFIRDLYENTIQVIETMEVFRDMSSGVLDLYMNSLSNRMNNIMKVLTIISTIFIPLSFVAGVYGMNFDNMPELHWKYSYFVVMGGMTAAVIGMLLFFRKKNWL from the coding sequence ATGAGCCCGCAAACGCCAAATAATAGTAAAGCTGTACAGAAGCTTTTCAAACCTAAAAAGAAAAAAAAGAACAAGAACCATAAAATCGGCCTGCCGCCCGCAGCCTTGGTTTTTACCGGAGAAAAAAAACTGGAAGATGTGTTAATCAACCTAACCTCCTATGATGAGGTTGATTTCTACGAGGAATCCATTCATCCCGATCAGCTGGAGGCTCATCTGAAGCTGAAGAAAAAGGTGCTCTGGATAGACATTATTGGTTTGCACGATGTAGAATTACTAGAGAAGATCGGCTTGTTTTTCGGCATACACAAGCTGACTCTTGAGGATATTCTGAGTGTAGATCAACGTCCGAAGATGGAAGCATTTGATGACTACCTTTTTGCTGCCATGAAAATGATTCAATGCTCCAGTCCCGAATCACCAATAGATGAGGAGCAGATCAGCTTCGTGTTAAAAGATGGGATTCTATTGACTTTTCAAGAGAAAAAAGGTGATGTGTTTGAATTTGTACGAAGTCGACTGACAGATCCCAAGCGTGCCATTCGTCAGCGAAAAGCCGACTATTTGCTTTATGCATTGCTGGATGCGGTAATTGACAACTATTTTATCGTTATGGAAAATGTAGGCGAACGTATAGAAAATTTGGAGTCCCAAGCCATGACCACACCCGGAAACGAAACACTTACATCACTCTATGCCCAAAGACGTGAAATGATGGATCTCCGCCGGACAGTGTACCCACTGCGGGAAGTAATCGGTTCCTTCGATAAATATGCTGACGATAAAATCAGTGCGGAAACCAGACCTTTTATCCGGGATCTTTACGAAAATACAATACAAGTCATCGAAACCATGGAAGTCTTCCGCGACATGTCTTCAGGCGTACTGGATCTCTACATGAACAGCCTTTCCAACCGCATGAACAACATCATGAAAGTGCTTACGATCATTTCCACCATTTTTATCCCGCTTAGTTTTGTCGCAGGAGTTTACGGGATGAACTTTGACAATATGCCTGAGCTTCATTGGAAATACAGCTATTTCGTGGTTATGGGAGGAATGACGGCTGCGGTGATAGGAATGTTGCTTTTCTTTAGAAAGAAAAATTGGCTTTAA
- the queG gene encoding tRNA epoxyqueuosine(34) reductase QueG yields the protein MTPAEKNASLIKSTAKRLGFDFCGIAKAGFLEEEAPRLEEWLNRNYHGQMGYLANHFDKRLDPTKLVEGAKTVVSLVYNYYPEEKLPTGKSDIKLAKYAYGEDYHFVIRDKLNEFLEILRDEIGEIDGRGFVDSAPVMERQWAQKAGLGWLGKNSLLLNKEMGSFFFLTELIIDLEAAPDTPLSKDYCGTCTACIDACPTDAIVDNGVVDGSRCISYLTIELKDSIPREFKGKMENWVFGCDICQDVCPWNRFAKPNQEPLFQPNEDLKQLSKSDWQEITEETFRKVFKKSAVKRTKLAGLKRNVDFLKSK from the coding sequence ATGACTCCCGCCGAGAAAAATGCTTCCCTTATCAAATCTACCGCCAAGCGGCTGGGCTTTGACTTTTGCGGGATAGCAAAAGCGGGATTTTTGGAAGAGGAAGCACCTAGACTGGAGGAGTGGCTGAATCGTAATTACCACGGTCAAATGGGCTATCTGGCGAACCATTTTGACAAACGCCTTGACCCGACCAAACTCGTGGAAGGCGCCAAAACAGTCGTTTCACTCGTTTACAATTACTATCCTGAGGAAAAGCTGCCAACTGGAAAATCGGATATAAAACTTGCTAAGTATGCCTACGGAGAGGATTATCATTTTGTAATAAGGGATAAGCTCAATGAATTTCTGGAAATCCTCCGTGATGAAATCGGTGAAATCGATGGGCGTGGCTTTGTGGATTCCGCTCCGGTCATGGAGCGACAATGGGCACAGAAAGCAGGCTTGGGTTGGCTGGGGAAGAATAGCCTTCTACTTAATAAAGAGATGGGAAGTTTCTTTTTTCTGACCGAACTCATCATTGATCTGGAAGCTGCGCCGGATACCCCCCTCTCCAAAGATTACTGCGGCACCTGCACAGCCTGCATAGATGCCTGTCCTACTGATGCGATTGTGGATAATGGCGTAGTAGACGGCTCCCGCTGTATTTCTTACCTGACCATTGAGCTGAAAGACTCCATTCCAAGGGAGTTCAAAGGAAAAATGGAAAATTGGGTTTTTGGCTGCGATATCTGTCAGGATGTATGCCCTTGGAACCGTTTTGCCAAACCAAATCAAGAACCACTATTTCAACCCAATGAAGACTTGAAACAATTGTCAAAATCCGATTGGCAGGAAATCACTGAGGAAACTTTCCGTAAGGTCTTCAAAAAATCGGCAGTAAAGCGCACTAAACTTGCTGGACTGAAAAGAAATGTCGATTTTCTTAAATCAAAATAA
- a CDS encoding DUF6364 family protein — MKTKLTLTVEKEIVEKAKLKAASRGISLSKMFEEIFEKENPEVEKTPEQLAAARFLERLKREAPIKAFEKSDKELIREHRNKKYA; from the coding sequence ATGAAAACAAAACTTACACTCACTGTAGAAAAAGAAATTGTAGAGAAAGCCAAGCTTAAAGCTGCCAGTAGGGGTATATCGCTTTCAAAAATGTTTGAGGAGATTTTTGAAAAGGAAAATCCGGAAGTAGAGAAAACCCCGGAACAGCTTGCTGCCGCACGATTTTTAGAAAGATTAAAAAGAGAGGCTCCAATCAAAGCCTTTGAAAAATCGGACAAAGAATTAATCCGCGAACACCGGAATAAAAAATATGCATAG
- a CDS encoding PIN domain-containing protein — translation MDTNVALDLVANREPFVEESKPFLSLVAEGEAQLFISEVSLGLLIYMSFDRYKLVDAKEKLLQFMEFCRVISGGKEAFLNAMNSDFKDKEDGLQYFTAVDNKLDFLITRDKKDFNYANGEIPVMSPKEFFAS, via the coding sequence TTGGATACAAATGTTGCACTCGATTTGGTGGCAAATCGGGAGCCATTTGTTGAGGAATCTAAGCCATTTCTTTCCCTAGTAGCTGAAGGAGAAGCTCAACTTTTTATTTCTGAAGTTTCTTTAGGTCTGTTGATTTACATGTCCTTTGACAGGTACAAGCTAGTTGATGCTAAGGAAAAATTGTTGCAGTTTATGGAGTTTTGTCGAGTGATTTCAGGGGGAAAAGAAGCATTTTTAAATGCTATGAATTCAGATTTTAAAGACAAAGAGGATGGACTTCAATATTTTACTGCCGTGGACAATAAACTGGATTTTTTAATCACACGGGATAAAAAAGACTTTAACTATGCAAACGGCGAAATTCCAGTTATGTCGCCAAAAGAATTTTTTGCCAGCTAA
- a CDS encoding VWA domain-containing protein: MKGFRFTQFVPTQDPEKNTFENLLNIFLQLVTMTGGDVAEAMSWLTNLDNRYNMTNPNYGIGDFFEDLKSKGYLTEENRKGEFKITGKAEQTIRKSALEEIFGKLKRGKSGQHKTTHSGQGDERGTDRRAYEFGDNLDQIALTDSLRNAQANHGFSGDYLLTEGDLEVAENEFRSQTSTVLMIDISHSMILYGEDRITPAKKVAMALAELIKTRYPKDTLDIIVFGNDAWQIEIKDLPYLQVGPYHTNTVAGLELAMDLLRRRKNPNKQIFMITDGKPTCLKVGIKYYKNAFGIDSKILSETLKLAAQCRKLKIPVTTFMIASDPYLKEFVKEFTKVNNGNAYYSSLKGLGDLIFEDYRRNRTKRF, encoded by the coding sequence ATGAAAGGATTTCGATTTACTCAGTTCGTGCCCACTCAGGATCCTGAGAAGAATACGTTTGAGAATCTGCTGAATATATTTTTGCAATTGGTTACTATGACAGGCGGGGATGTGGCTGAAGCGATGAGCTGGCTCACCAACTTGGACAATCGCTATAATATGACCAATCCCAATTATGGAATTGGAGACTTTTTCGAAGATCTGAAAAGTAAGGGATACCTGACTGAGGAAAACCGGAAGGGTGAGTTTAAGATTACCGGAAAAGCTGAGCAGACCATCCGTAAGTCGGCTTTGGAAGAGATTTTTGGCAAACTTAAGCGTGGGAAATCAGGTCAGCATAAAACCACCCATTCGGGCCAAGGTGATGAGCGGGGCACCGATCGTCGTGCCTATGAATTTGGTGATAATTTGGATCAGATTGCTTTGACGGATTCACTGCGGAATGCTCAGGCAAACCATGGTTTTTCGGGAGACTACCTATTGACGGAAGGAGATTTGGAGGTAGCGGAAAATGAATTTCGCTCCCAGACTTCCACGGTACTGATGATCGATATTTCCCATTCCATGATTTTATACGGGGAGGATAGGATCACTCCTGCGAAGAAAGTGGCGATGGCTTTAGCAGAACTCATCAAGACCCGATACCCTAAAGATACGCTTGATATCATCGTCTTCGGAAATGATGCATGGCAGATAGAAATAAAGGATTTGCCTTATTTGCAAGTTGGCCCTTATCATACGAATACCGTCGCCGGATTAGAATTGGCGATGGATTTACTTCGAAGAAGAAAGAACCCAAACAAGCAGATTTTCATGATCACCGACGGCAAGCCTACTTGTCTGAAAGTGGGAATTAAATATTACAAAAATGCTTTTGGGATTGACAGCAAGATTCTCAGTGAGACGCTGAAACTTGCTGCGCAATGCCGAAAACTGAAGATCCCTGTGACTACCTTTATGATTGCTTCGGATCCCTATTTGAAGGAATTTGTAAAGGAATTTACCAAAGTAAACAACGGGAATGCCTACTACAGCAGCTTGAAAGGGCTTGGGGATCTGATTTTTGAAGATTATAGACGAAATAGAACGAAACGCTTTTAA
- a CDS encoding magnesium chelatase — protein MDYQKLTPKELIQIKTLGQLKAAGYQSKSIKEELRDNLILKIKKKENVFEGIWGYEDTVIPDIERAILSRHNINLLGLRGQAKTRIARMMTHLLDEYVPVVFGSELNDDPLQPLTSFAKDMIEEKGDHTLITWWHRDDRYTEKLATPDVSVADLIGDVDPIKAATMKLSYNDERVIHYGLVPRSHRSIFVINELPDLQARIQVALFNILQEGDIQIRGFKLRLPLDIQFVFTANPEDYTNRGSIVTPLKDRIESQIITHYPKSIEIGRKITAQEANLKGKPVDNIYVPELMKDLIEQIAIEARGSEFVDEKSGVSARLTISAYENLISAAERRMYMNGEKNTIVRIADLIGVIPAITGKVELVYEGEQEGAGLVAYNLIGKAIRTQFVNYFPSPEQKKKEKQGNPYVLPLAWFGEGNELDILASQADKDYKKVLHSVPGLEEVVTQLVKDLPEKEKEFFMEFALHGLAEFSQLSKKVLDTGLQFKDLFSSMFDMGPGDEDEFEEEDL, from the coding sequence ATGGACTACCAAAAACTGACACCAAAAGAACTCATCCAAATAAAAACGCTCGGCCAACTCAAAGCTGCCGGCTACCAATCCAAATCCATCAAAGAAGAGCTTCGTGATAATTTGATTTTGAAAATCAAGAAGAAAGAAAATGTCTTTGAGGGTATATGGGGATACGAGGACACGGTGATTCCTGATATCGAGCGGGCCATTCTTTCCCGGCATAATATCAATTTGCTTGGGCTGAGAGGACAGGCAAAAACACGGATTGCCAGAATGATGACTCATCTTCTCGATGAGTATGTTCCTGTGGTTTTTGGTTCGGAATTGAATGACGATCCGTTGCAACCTTTGACCTCTTTTGCCAAGGATATGATCGAGGAAAAAGGGGATCATACCCTAATCACTTGGTGGCATCGGGATGATCGCTATACGGAGAAATTGGCCACGCCGGATGTGTCTGTGGCCGATTTGATCGGAGATGTTGATCCCATCAAGGCCGCTACGATGAAGCTGAGCTATAACGATGAGCGGGTGATTCATTATGGTCTGGTGCCGAGGTCTCACCGTTCCATTTTTGTGATCAATGAATTACCGGATTTGCAGGCTAGAATCCAAGTGGCATTATTCAATATTTTGCAAGAAGGAGACATTCAGATCCGGGGATTCAAACTGAGATTGCCACTGGATATTCAGTTTGTCTTTACTGCAAACCCTGAAGATTATACCAACCGTGGAAGTATTGTTACGCCACTGAAAGATCGAATTGAAAGCCAGATCATCACACATTATCCTAAATCCATCGAGATTGGCAGAAAAATCACTGCCCAAGAAGCCAATCTGAAAGGAAAACCTGTGGATAATATCTATGTCCCTGAGCTGATGAAGGATTTGATTGAGCAGATTGCCATTGAGGCAAGAGGTTCAGAGTTTGTCGATGAAAAGAGTGGGGTTTCTGCTAGATTGACGATTTCTGCCTATGAAAATTTGATATCCGCGGCTGAGAGAAGGATGTATATGAATGGAGAAAAAAACACAATCGTTCGGATTGCAGATTTGATTGGAGTAATCCCTGCTATCACCGGCAAAGTCGAATTGGTCTATGAAGGGGAGCAGGAAGGAGCAGGTTTGGTTGCGTACAATTTAATTGGAAAAGCGATTCGTACTCAGTTTGTCAATTATTTCCCTTCGCCGGAGCAAAAGAAAAAGGAGAAACAAGGCAATCCATATGTGCTGCCACTCGCATGGTTTGGTGAGGGTAATGAACTGGATATTTTGGCTTCTCAAGCTGACAAGGACTATAAAAAGGTGCTTCATTCAGTACCCGGATTGGAAGAAGTAGTAACACAACTGGTGAAGGATCTGCCTGAAAAAGAGAAGGAATTCTTTATGGAATTTGCGCTACATGGTCTGGCAGAATTCTCCCAACTCAGCAAAAAAGTACTGGACACAGGATTGCAGTTTAAGGATTTGTTCAGTTCCATGTTTGATATGGGGCCGGGAGATGAAGATGAGTTCGAGGAGGAGGATTTGTAG
- a CDS encoding GxxExxY protein codes for MTENEISSKIIGAAIEVHKQLGPGLLESSYEKCLAFELTQQGLEIKTQVAVPVQYKGIKLEVGYRLDILVEEKVIIEVKTVSELAAIHKAQLLTYLKLTGIKLGLLVNFNSLKLIDGVKRVANNL; via the coding sequence ATGACTGAAAACGAAATTTCATCCAAAATTATTGGTGCAGCGATAGAGGTTCATAAGCAACTTGGCCCAGGATTGCTGGAAAGTAGCTATGAAAAATGCTTGGCTTTTGAATTAACACAGCAAGGATTGGAAATAAAAACCCAAGTTGCTGTACCTGTACAGTACAAAGGAATTAAACTTGAAGTAGGTTACAGACTGGATATTTTGGTTGAAGAAAAAGTCATCATAGAAGTCAAGACCGTGTCTGAATTGGCTGCTATTCACAAAGCTCAATTGCTGACATATTTAAAGCTCACGGGAATTAAACTAGGCTTATTGGTCAATTTCAATTCCCTAAAATTAATTGATGGAGTAAAAAGAGTTGCCAATAACTTGTAA
- a CDS encoding DUF1304 domain-containing protein, whose protein sequence is MEIASKIIIALIAALHLYFLYFEMFAWETIGRKTFKQLPTELFPQTKGLAANQGLYNGFLVAGLIWSLLIEDQQWSTYVAIFFLGCVLVAGIFGALTASKKIFWVQGLPALIGLILVHLK, encoded by the coding sequence ATGGAAATCGCTTCAAAAATTATCATCGCCCTTATCGCCGCTCTCCATCTCTACTTTTTATATTTCGAAATGTTCGCATGGGAAACTATCGGCAGAAAAACTTTCAAACAACTACCTACTGAATTATTTCCCCAAACCAAAGGTTTAGCTGCCAATCAAGGCTTATACAATGGGTTCTTGGTTGCTGGATTGATCTGGTCACTACTGATTGAAGATCAACAATGGTCCACGTATGTTGCTATTTTCTTTTTGGGCTGTGTGCTTGTCGCCGGCATTTTCGGTGCCTTGACGGCAAGTAAAAAAATCTTCTGGGTACAGGGATTGCCTGCACTGATCGGGTTGATTTTGGTGCACTTGAAATAG